From one Prochlorococcus marinus str. MIT 0912 genomic stretch:
- a CDS encoding cobyrinate a,c-diamide synthase, producing MACVISAISSNSGKTLLSLLLISWLKSIDKTVQTFKVGPDYLDPQQLTAASSKACRNLDLILSGEIWVKENFIHFAGLTDYSFVEGVMGLFDGIGSSSRGSTAELAKVLNLPVVLIVDARGKAASLAALIKGFREHDTELNIAGVVLNNVQTERHEKILLEVLDQINIKSLGSIPSCKDLYLPSRDLGLVPAHEILDLELKVKKWASIAKDYLDIKSFRKLLLPPQYKSKIINLRPKKDSVFIQPVAIAEDDAFHFRYQETKELLEENGMPTITWKPIENEQIPKEARGLIIPGGFPERYAIELSNSKKSLDSIRMFSKKFPIYAECGGMMLLGKSIFDLEGKEYSMAGILPFKAKKGNLKIGYRETTTKNKSPITNPGNKLIGHEFHRWEIMNERYNSKINRLWDINGWNMEIKNEGFCNHLIHASWIHLHWASSPLILDNWKRSVISNA from the coding sequence ATGGCATGCGTTATCTCTGCGATATCAAGTAATAGTGGGAAAACACTTTTAAGTCTTCTTTTAATTTCTTGGTTAAAAAGTATAGATAAAACAGTTCAGACTTTTAAAGTTGGGCCTGATTATTTAGACCCTCAACAACTTACCGCGGCCTCAAGCAAAGCTTGTCGAAATCTTGATTTAATTCTCTCCGGTGAAATTTGGGTTAAAGAAAATTTTATTCATTTCGCAGGATTAACTGATTATTCGTTTGTTGAAGGGGTCATGGGGTTATTCGATGGGATTGGCAGTAGTTCAAGAGGTAGTACAGCCGAATTAGCTAAGGTTTTAAATCTGCCAGTAGTCCTTATTGTTGATGCTAGGGGGAAGGCTGCATCACTAGCAGCCTTAATAAAAGGATTTAGAGAACACGATACGGAATTAAACATTGCAGGCGTTGTTCTTAATAATGTTCAAACTGAGAGACATGAAAAAATATTATTGGAGGTTCTTGATCAAATCAATATAAAATCATTAGGTTCTATTCCTTCATGCAAAGACTTATATCTTCCCTCAAGGGATTTAGGTTTAGTTCCAGCCCATGAAATTCTAGACTTAGAACTTAAAGTTAAAAAGTGGGCATCAATAGCCAAAGATTATCTAGATATCAAAAGTTTTAGAAAGCTTTTATTACCTCCACAATATAAAAGCAAAATAATTAACTTACGGCCAAAGAAAGACTCCGTATTTATTCAACCAGTTGCTATCGCTGAAGATGATGCTTTCCATTTTAGATATCAAGAAACAAAAGAATTATTAGAAGAAAACGGTATGCCAACTATTACTTGGAAACCGATTGAAAACGAACAGATTCCAAAAGAAGCTAGAGGATTAATAATTCCTGGTGGTTTTCCTGAACGATATGCAATCGAATTAAGTAATTCAAAAAAAAGCCTGGACTCAATAAGAATGTTTTCAAAGAAATTTCCTATCTATGCGGAATGTGGCGGAATGATGCTTTTGGGTAAAAGTATATTTGATCTTGAAGGGAAAGAATATTCAATGGCCGGTATATTACCTTTTAAGGCTAAAAAAGGTAATTTAAAAATTGGTTATAGAGAGACAACAACTAAAAATAAAAGTCCTATTACTAATCCTGGCAATAAACTAATAGGACATGAGTTTCATCGCTGGGAAATAATGAATGAAAGGTATAATTCAAAAATAAATCGACTATGGGATATCAATGGATGGAATATGGAGATTAAAAATGAAGGTTTTTGTAATCATTTAATTCATGCAAGTTGGATACATCTACATTGGGCAAGTTCGCCTCTTATTCTAGATAATTGGAAAAGAAGTGTTATAAGTAATGCATAA
- a CDS encoding ATP-dependent DNA helicase has protein sequence MKEVKAIEDCVVLTKDQEKSLELFCEWLKTPYSYNPFVMKGFAGSGKTYLSMKLLKKVDELGLCWTVVAPTHKAVGVLREGLKNESIKPTWFPSTIHRLLRLKLKRQADVEICERTDQTENSLENLGLVLIDEASMIDSKLLEITLECGRFNSTRLVFVGDPAQLPPVGETSSSVFLMKRSVSTELREVVRHQGPVLKLAKIIRDGQIPCKQPPIVPIVNSEKGNVGILDRSSWLERAKSSLRLSSLEDDHDRARILCYTNRVVDNLVPHARRAIHGEMADQYQVLPGEVLISRKAVMVNASLNEDELGEEPDILISSNREMVVEDVIPNSFDLASLGIHQDFENPLPVIETQIAKVSCDQKEFSLRLMPQIGSKSRIDLDLTLNELSNLARVRGKKNSASIWKLFFFIRDSFASLGPASVLTIHRSQGSTFGEVFITSDVFWPKDLEFRRRLVYVAVSRASKGVWIVGDNTSKTNQALLKKLLID, from the coding sequence GTGAAAGAAGTAAAAGCAATAGAAGATTGTGTTGTTTTAACTAAGGATCAAGAGAAATCTCTTGAATTATTCTGTGAATGGCTTAAGACCCCATATTCTTATAACCCCTTTGTAATGAAAGGCTTTGCGGGAAGTGGAAAAACATATTTATCGATGAAATTATTAAAAAAAGTAGATGAGTTAGGTTTGTGTTGGACCGTAGTAGCACCAACTCATAAAGCTGTAGGTGTATTAAGGGAGGGGTTGAAAAATGAATCTATTAAACCCACATGGTTCCCTTCAACCATTCACCGCTTGCTTCGACTTAAGTTGAAAAGACAGGCGGATGTAGAAATATGTGAAAGAACAGATCAAACCGAGAACTCTTTGGAGAATTTAGGACTCGTTTTAATTGATGAAGCATCAATGATTGATTCCAAATTATTGGAGATAACTCTTGAATGTGGAAGGTTTAACTCGACTCGTTTGGTTTTTGTTGGTGATCCTGCTCAACTCCCACCAGTGGGAGAAACTTCTAGCTCAGTTTTTTTAATGAAAAGATCTGTAAGCACTGAGCTTAGGGAAGTTGTTCGTCATCAAGGACCTGTTCTGAAATTGGCAAAAATAATTAGAGATGGGCAAATCCCTTGTAAGCAGCCACCAATAGTTCCAATTGTTAATTCTGAGAAAGGTAATGTTGGAATATTAGATAGATCAAGTTGGCTTGAAAGAGCCAAATCATCATTGAGGTTATCTTCCTTGGAGGATGATCACGATAGAGCAAGAATTTTGTGCTATACGAATCGTGTCGTTGATAATCTGGTTCCTCATGCAAGAAGAGCTATTCATGGTGAAATGGCAGATCAATATCAGGTTTTACCTGGGGAGGTTTTAATAAGCCGTAAAGCGGTAATGGTAAATGCGTCATTAAATGAGGATGAGCTTGGAGAAGAACCAGATATTTTGATTAGTTCCAATAGAGAGATGGTGGTAGAAGATGTGATTCCAAATAGTTTTGACTTGGCTTCTTTAGGAATACATCAAGATTTTGAAAATCCTTTACCTGTTATTGAGACTCAGATAGCTAAAGTTAGTTGTGATCAAAAAGAATTTTCTTTAAGGTTAATGCCTCAAATAGGTTCTAAGTCTCGTATTGATCTAGACCTTACCCTGAATGAATTGAGCAATCTTGCAAGAGTCAGAGGAAAAAAAAATAGTGCTTCGATTTGGAAACTTTTCTTTTTTATCAGAGATTCATTCGCATCTTTAGGTCCTGCCTCTGTCCTTACAATTCACAGGAGTCAAGGAAGTACTTTTGGAGAAGTGTTCATAACTTCTGACGTATTTTGGCCAAAAGATCTTGAATTTAGAAGAAGGCTTGTATACGTTGCTGTAAGCAGAGCGAGCAAAGGTGTATGGATCGTTGGTGATAATACAAGCAAGACAAATCAAGCTCTTTTAAAGAAATTATTAATCGATTAA
- a CDS encoding divergent PAP2 family protein, giving the protein MNINSGGEFQFVFILDNAVLAWGLAACGLAQFSKLLFELIFKQRWRPSVLIETGGMPSSHSALVTGTAAGVGLQLGFDDPVFALASTIAFIVMYDASGIRRSAGLTAAKVNQISKENSNELSSETTLKESLGHTKLEVLVGSVFGPIVALPGIFFIGSPLHILQMIGLVSL; this is encoded by the coding sequence ATGAATATTAATTCAGGTGGAGAATTTCAATTTGTTTTTATTCTTGATAATGCCGTATTGGCCTGGGGATTAGCCGCATGTGGCCTTGCTCAATTTTCTAAATTATTATTTGAATTAATTTTTAAGCAAAGGTGGAGGCCGTCAGTACTCATAGAAACAGGTGGTATGCCTTCAAGTCATTCTGCTCTAGTAACAGGAACCGCTGCAGGAGTTGGACTTCAGCTTGGTTTTGATGACCCAGTATTCGCTTTGGCTTCAACAATTGCTTTTATCGTGATGTATGACGCTTCGGGAATAAGAAGATCTGCAGGCTTAACAGCAGCAAAAGTTAATCAAATTTCAAAAGAAAATTCCAACGAATTGTCTTCAGAAACTACTTTGAAAGAATCTTTGGGGCATACAAAACTCGAGGTTTTGGTCGGAAGTGTCTTTGGGCCAATTGTGGCTTTACCAGGTATTTTCTTCATTGGTTCCCCTTTGCATATTTTGCAAATGATTGGATTAGTTTCTTTGTGA
- the crtE gene encoding geranylgeranyl diphosphate synthase CrtE, which translates to MQEATASFDFAEYLEKSRARVEDALDASLGPEKPEKLRESMRYSLLAGGKRLRPILCLAACELAGGEVEKALPTAVALEMIHTMSLIHDDLPSMDNDDLRRGRPTNHKVYGDAVAILAGDALLTRAFEMVSIRTEGIPPERLLKIVGELSLVAGAPGLVGGQVVDLDCEGKEVDLETLEYIHLHKTGALLKACVTCGALIGGADEKLLEALSVYAKGIGLAFQIIDDILDVTASSEVLGKTAGKDLIADKTTYPKLLGLDESRKRADLLVAKAKNALDPWLEKSKPLLALADYITSRDR; encoded by the coding sequence ATGCAGGAAGCAACCGCTTCTTTTGACTTCGCCGAGTATCTAGAGAAATCTAGAGCTCGCGTTGAAGATGCGCTAGATGCGTCTCTAGGCCCTGAAAAGCCAGAAAAATTAAGAGAATCTATGCGTTACTCTCTTTTGGCTGGAGGCAAGAGATTAAGACCAATACTTTGTCTTGCCGCTTGCGAACTTGCTGGAGGCGAAGTTGAAAAAGCACTGCCTACAGCAGTTGCTCTGGAAATGATACATACAATGTCCCTTATCCATGACGATCTGCCTTCAATGGATAATGACGATCTTCGTCGCGGGCGTCCTACCAATCACAAAGTTTATGGAGATGCGGTAGCAATACTTGCTGGAGATGCTCTATTGACCAGGGCTTTTGAGATGGTATCAATCCGTACAGAGGGAATACCACCAGAGAGACTATTGAAAATAGTAGGTGAGCTTTCTTTAGTGGCAGGGGCTCCTGGGCTGGTGGGAGGACAAGTAGTTGATCTCGATTGTGAAGGGAAAGAAGTGGATTTGGAAACCTTAGAGTACATTCATCTCCACAAAACAGGAGCTCTGCTCAAGGCATGTGTCACTTGCGGAGCATTGATTGGCGGTGCTGATGAAAAGCTTCTTGAAGCATTAAGTGTCTATGCGAAGGGGATTGGCTTGGCATTTCAAATAATTGATGACATTCTTGATGTAACAGCAAGTAGTGAAGTATTAGGTAAAACAGCAGGAAAGGATTTAATTGCTGATAAGACTACTTACCCGAAATTACTCGGTCTTGATGAATCAAGGAAGAGAGCAGATCTTTTAGTCGCCAAAGCAAAAAATGCTCTTGATCCTTGGCTTGAAAAATCAAAACCTCTTCTTGCATTGGCTGATTACATAACAAGCAGAGATAGATGA
- the folD gene encoding bifunctional methylenetetrahydrofolate dehydrogenase/methenyltetrahydrofolate cyclohydrolase FolD: protein MPKILDGKKLAQEIELILQQAIESGLEVAERPPGLAVLRVGNDPASGVYVNYKEKACDRIGVRSFAKHLKEDISLEELTETIESLNQDRNVDGILLQLPLPAHLDESILLRSIDPDKDADGLHPLNLGRLIKGEKGPRSCTPAGVMSLLKRNQIKIEGKRAVVVGRSILVGKPMALMLEAANATVTVAHSRTKDLPSLTREADLLVVAAGKPHLIGKNHVSKDCVVIDVGIHRLPPDHENMKEIKKTKLCGDVKIFEIEDKLAAYSPVPGGVGPMTVTMLLANTVDRWQKHCGLPLTISHLLP from the coding sequence ATGCCCAAAATTTTAGATGGAAAAAAACTTGCTCAGGAGATTGAACTCATACTTCAACAGGCTATCGAATCTGGGTTGGAAGTTGCGGAACGTCCTCCTGGCCTTGCTGTCCTTAGGGTTGGTAATGATCCTGCAAGTGGAGTTTATGTCAATTACAAGGAAAAAGCATGCGATCGAATAGGTGTTAGAAGTTTTGCAAAGCATTTAAAAGAAGATATTTCATTGGAGGAACTTACAGAAACTATTGAAAGCTTGAATCAAGATAGGAATGTTGATGGAATTTTATTGCAACTTCCGTTACCTGCGCACCTTGATGAGTCTATCTTGCTTAGGAGTATTGATCCTGATAAGGATGCTGATGGTCTACATCCTTTGAACCTAGGAAGATTAATTAAGGGAGAAAAAGGCCCAAGATCATGTACACCTGCGGGTGTTATGTCTCTGCTTAAGCGAAATCAAATAAAAATTGAAGGTAAAAGAGCAGTAGTTGTTGGTCGTAGCATCCTTGTTGGTAAGCCAATGGCTTTAATGCTTGAAGCTGCAAATGCCACTGTCACTGTGGCTCATTCAAGAACTAAAGATTTACCTTCTTTGACTAGGGAGGCCGATTTACTTGTAGTAGCAGCTGGCAAGCCTCATCTGATTGGGAAAAACCATGTCAGCAAGGATTGTGTTGTTATTGATGTAGGTATACATAGACTTCCACCTGATCATGAAAATATGAAAGAGATTAAAAAGACTAAACTTTGTGGAGATGTAAAGATATTTGAAATTGAAGATAAATTAGCTGCTTATTCTCCTGTACCTGGCGGTGTAGGCCCTATGACAGTAACAATGCTATTGGCAAATACGGTTGATAGGTGGCAGAAACATTGTGGATTACCTTTAACTATTAGTCATTTACTTCCATGA
- a CDS encoding HDIG domain-containing metalloprotein, whose protein sequence is MAKLPSPKKIWRIWLGSQSPRRPILLWSPTDKLVLLMVCLLVAIFSSYKLLAVPDLKPGDIAQSNEIAPRDAKVIDSKDLKEKRQRLKERFIQVIDKNQSNNLEKSVFQKIKKLRTLKDRNLEVDLNKINPTDSEKIWLDNVSESEWEEWKEEIKNASKKMLSQGIINTLAYDQLNQASSLQLIDLGEKDSPNRSLGSKILSSSFYQKSNLKVDELKTNILLENLINKDGINTIKVKKGNIISIKGEPISSQEFDILEHFNKVSRSPRPLKWLITFSESMGSCGLLLMIMRREKPRLKARHGLLSLTLLFVVQLTKNWLGPLASPMQLILPPTLLLSQGIGTTTSLAWMAAASLTWPSSPNELSEVRLIIACIAGAFIAFLGRRMRSRAQVLQIAVFIPFGALLGQWFVFNQVIKSKNLNFNSLSFDPNSLFNETLIISAILMVTILIIPILENTFGLLTRARLMELADQERPLLRRLSREAPGTFEHTLTILSLAEEGARVIGADVDLIRTGALYHDVGKLHAPNWFIENQKDGVNPHEEIKNPYKSADILQAHVDEGLKLARRYRLPSPIADFIPEHQGTLKMGYFLHKARESDPSASEKRFRYRGPIPHSKETGILMLADGCEAALRALDASSSDKDACKTVRKIIQSRQIDGQLKESSLTRAEIEIILRAFVSVWRRMRHRRLKYPSFNSR, encoded by the coding sequence TTGGCTAAACTACCCAGTCCAAAAAAAATTTGGAGGATATGGTTAGGGAGTCAATCTCCCAGGCGTCCAATACTTCTTTGGTCACCAACTGATAAGTTAGTTCTACTAATGGTCTGCCTATTAGTAGCAATATTTTCAAGTTATAAGTTACTTGCTGTTCCCGATCTCAAACCAGGAGATATTGCTCAATCCAATGAAATAGCTCCCAGAGATGCAAAGGTAATAGACTCAAAAGATTTAAAAGAAAAAAGACAAAGATTAAAAGAACGTTTTATACAAGTGATAGATAAAAATCAATCAAATAATTTAGAAAAGAGTGTTTTTCAGAAAATCAAAAAACTTCGTACTTTAAAAGATCGTAATCTAGAAGTAGATTTAAATAAAATCAATCCAACAGATTCAGAGAAAATCTGGCTAGATAATGTCTCAGAGAGTGAATGGGAGGAATGGAAAGAAGAGATAAAAAATGCTTCAAAAAAAATGCTTTCTCAAGGAATTATTAATACACTCGCATATGATCAACTTAATCAAGCTTCTTCTCTTCAGTTAATCGATCTAGGTGAAAAAGATTCTCCAAACAGATCATTAGGTTCAAAAATATTATCAAGTAGTTTTTATCAAAAAAGTAATTTAAAAGTTGATGAATTAAAAACAAATATATTACTTGAAAATCTAATTAATAAAGATGGTATAAATACTATAAAAGTAAAAAAAGGCAATATTATATCTATTAAAGGAGAGCCAATAAGCTCACAAGAATTTGATATTCTAGAACATTTTAATAAAGTAAGTAGAAGTCCTAGGCCCTTAAAGTGGTTAATTACTTTCTCAGAATCTATGGGAAGTTGTGGATTACTTCTTATGATTATGAGAAGAGAAAAGCCAAGACTTAAGGCTAGGCATGGATTACTATCTTTAACTTTATTATTCGTAGTTCAATTAACAAAAAACTGGCTTGGGCCGCTAGCAAGTCCTATGCAGTTAATATTACCTCCTACACTACTTCTTTCTCAAGGAATAGGTACGACTACATCATTAGCATGGATGGCGGCTGCTAGTTTGACATGGCCATCATCTCCTAATGAATTAAGTGAAGTTAGACTAATAATTGCTTGTATAGCTGGTGCCTTTATTGCATTTTTAGGTAGAAGAATGAGAAGCCGAGCACAAGTTCTTCAAATAGCGGTATTTATACCTTTTGGCGCATTGTTAGGGCAATGGTTTGTTTTTAATCAAGTAATTAAATCGAAAAACTTAAATTTTAATAGTCTATCTTTTGACCCTAATTCTCTTTTTAATGAGACACTTATTATCAGTGCAATACTAATGGTAACAATATTAATTATTCCAATATTAGAAAATACATTTGGATTGCTTACTAGAGCACGATTAATGGAACTTGCTGATCAAGAACGTCCTTTACTTCGTCGTTTATCTAGAGAAGCACCAGGCACATTTGAACATACTTTAACAATCTTAAGTCTTGCAGAGGAAGGCGCAAGAGTCATTGGAGCTGATGTTGATTTAATAAGAACTGGAGCTCTTTACCATGATGTAGGTAAATTACACGCTCCTAATTGGTTTATTGAAAATCAAAAAGATGGAGTAAACCCACATGAAGAAATAAAAAACCCCTATAAAAGTGCAGATATTCTTCAAGCCCATGTAGACGAAGGATTGAAGCTTGCCAGGAGATATCGACTTCCATCACCTATTGCTGATTTCATCCCAGAACATCAAGGTACTTTAAAAATGGGATATTTTCTTCATAAAGCTAGAGAGAGTGATCCTTCTGCCTCTGAAAAACGTTTCAGATATAGAGGGCCTATTCCTCATTCAAAAGAAACAGGAATACTTATGCTTGCAGATGGGTGTGAAGCAGCATTAAGAGCTCTTGACGCCTCTTCCTCAGACAAAGATGCATGCAAAACAGTTAGAAAAATAATTCAATCTCGTCAGATTGATGGTCAATTAAAAGAAAGTAGTTTAACGAGAGCAGAAATAGAAATAATACTTCGAGCTTTTGTCTCAGTGTGGAGAAGAATGCGTCACAGAAGATTAAAATATCCAAGCTTTAATTCAAGGTAA
- a CDS encoding 2-isopropylmalate synthase, which produces MAKDPGRVLIFDTTLRDGEQSPGASLNLEEKLAIAQQLARLGVDVIEAGFPFASPGDFAAVQKIAENVGGEEGPIICGLSRASKPDIKACADAIAPAPRKRIHTFIATSDIHLEHKLRKSRKEVLDIVPDMVGYAKSFVEDVEFSCEDAARSDLDFLYEVIELAISSGANTINIPDTVGYTTPSEFGDLILNINKNVPNINEAVLSVHGHNDLGLAVANFLEAVKSGARQLECTINGIGERAGNAALEELIMALHVRRSYFNPFFGRPPESPTPLTAVRTEEITKSSRLVSNLTGMVVQPNKAIVGANAFAHESGIHQDGVLKNRLTYEIIDAKTVGLSDNKISLGKLSGRSAVRARLEDLGYDLNREDLNDAFARFKDLADRKREITDRDLEAIVSEQVQLPEALFQLKLVQVSCGTSLRPTATVTVIGEEGEEKTAVSLGTGPVDAVVRALNSLTEEPNELIEFSVKSVTEGIDALGEVTIRIRRDGNLFSGHSADTDVVVAAAQAYINALNRLVAAQGRKSIHPQHDLAQIDKKGV; this is translated from the coding sequence ATGGCCAAGGATCCCGGCCGAGTTTTAATCTTCGATACGACTTTAAGGGATGGAGAGCAATCCCCTGGTGCGAGTCTTAATTTAGAAGAAAAGTTAGCTATCGCTCAACAATTAGCAAGATTAGGAGTTGATGTTATCGAGGCAGGATTCCCTTTCGCTAGCCCTGGTGATTTTGCTGCAGTTCAGAAAATTGCTGAAAATGTAGGGGGAGAAGAAGGTCCTATTATTTGTGGACTATCTAGAGCCTCAAAACCTGATATAAAAGCTTGTGCTGATGCAATTGCTCCAGCCCCAAGAAAAAGAATTCATACTTTCATTGCAACCAGCGACATTCATCTTGAACATAAATTAAGGAAATCCAGAAAAGAAGTTCTTGATATTGTGCCTGATATGGTTGGATATGCTAAAAGTTTTGTAGAAGATGTTGAATTTTCCTGTGAAGATGCTGCAAGAAGTGATTTAGATTTTCTTTATGAAGTGATTGAATTAGCTATATCTTCAGGTGCAAATACTATAAATATTCCAGATACAGTTGGTTATACAACCCCTTCTGAATTTGGAGATTTAATATTAAATATCAATAAAAATGTTCCAAATATAAATGAAGCGGTTCTTTCCGTTCATGGTCACAATGACTTAGGTCTTGCAGTCGCCAACTTCCTTGAGGCTGTTAAGAGTGGAGCTAGACAGCTTGAATGTACTATTAACGGGATAGGAGAGAGAGCAGGTAATGCTGCTTTAGAAGAATTGATTATGGCTCTTCATGTAAGAAGATCATATTTTAATCCATTTTTTGGCAGGCCTCCTGAATCTCCTACTCCTTTAACAGCAGTTAGAACAGAGGAAATAACTAAGTCCTCTCGTTTGGTCTCTAATTTGACTGGGATGGTAGTACAACCGAATAAAGCAATTGTTGGAGCAAACGCTTTTGCGCATGAATCAGGCATACATCAAGATGGTGTTTTGAAAAATAGGCTTACGTATGAAATTATCGATGCAAAAACAGTTGGGTTGTCCGATAATAAAATTTCTTTAGGAAAATTAAGTGGTAGGAGTGCTGTTCGAGCTAGATTAGAGGACCTTGGATATGATTTGAATAGAGAAGATCTCAATGATGCTTTCGCTAGATTTAAAGACTTAGCAGATAGGAAAAGAGAGATAACAGATCGTGATCTAGAGGCAATTGTTAGTGAACAAGTTCAGCTACCAGAAGCTTTGTTCCAGTTGAAATTGGTTCAAGTTAGTTGTGGTACTTCCCTAAGGCCTACTGCAACCGTAACTGTTATTGGAGAAGAGGGAGAGGAAAAAACCGCTGTCTCTCTCGGAACAGGTCCTGTTGATGCAGTCGTCCGTGCTTTGAATTCTTTAACTGAAGAACCTAATGAGTTGATTGAATTCTCAGTAAAGTCAGTTACTGAAGGAATAGATGCTTTAGGAGAAGTTACTATTCGAATAAGAAGGGATGGGAACCTCTTCTCTGGTCATTCTGCTGATACTGATGTTGTTGTTGCGGCAGCGCAAGCATACATAAATGCGCTTAATAGGTTAGTTGCTGCTCAGGGAAGGAAATCAATTCATCCACAACATGATTTGGCTCAGATAGATAAAAAAGGGGTTTAA
- a CDS encoding glycoside hydrolase family 57 protein has protein sequence MTKGNLAIVLHAHLPYVRSEEPGSLEEDWFFQALVECYLPLLETLENAARAKDQAPKITIGLSPTLLSLFEDHLLKNRFEKWVTIRLEVLNTLEKDCLKAVLHLKEHLKRQLNSWKNCQGDLIGRFKKLQTLDVIDILTCAATHGYLPLLRENPEAVRAQLKTAVTEHERLFMSAPLGIWLPECAYYEGLDELMAESGLRYAVLDGHGLLNADPRPRYGLYAPICTRRGVAFFGRDSESTLPVWSAIDGYPGKPNYREFHRDLGWDLSIESLKKIGIKEKRPLGIKLFKISSKNTSLENKKEYDPQLAKESVEKDAENYLKDRKKQLIKLEKSMQIDPLLIAPFDAELFGHWWFEGPQFLSHLFIKSKEEGIKFITLKEALQVTPKIQLCNPSPSSWGQGGFHNYWLNKTNAWIVHEWSKAGGEMVSICSESLIEESNIKIIKQAGRELLLCQSSDWSFILKAGTTTGLARERINLHLSRFWMLINAIKNNEIIDNKILEGIEKEDCIFPLVSPMDWKKKT, from the coding sequence ATGACTAAAGGCAATCTCGCCATAGTCCTGCATGCCCACCTACCTTACGTGCGATCAGAGGAACCTGGCTCCTTAGAGGAAGACTGGTTCTTTCAAGCTCTAGTGGAATGTTATTTGCCACTTTTAGAAACCTTAGAGAATGCCGCCAGAGCAAAAGATCAAGCACCTAAAATCACAATTGGTTTATCGCCTACTTTGCTTTCCCTTTTTGAAGATCATTTATTAAAAAATCGATTTGAAAAATGGGTAACCATAAGATTAGAAGTTCTTAATACCCTAGAAAAAGACTGCCTAAAAGCAGTTCTTCATTTAAAAGAGCACTTAAAACGCCAGCTAAATAGCTGGAAGAACTGTCAAGGTGATCTGATAGGAAGATTTAAGAAATTACAAACATTAGATGTTATTGATATTCTCACTTGTGCAGCCACACATGGATATCTTCCGCTTTTAAGAGAAAATCCTGAGGCCGTTAGGGCTCAATTAAAAACAGCCGTAACAGAACATGAGCGCCTTTTTATGAGTGCTCCATTGGGGATTTGGTTGCCTGAATGTGCCTATTACGAAGGCTTAGATGAATTAATGGCTGAATCAGGACTAAGATATGCTGTTCTTGATGGTCATGGATTGTTGAATGCAGATCCTAGGCCAAGATATGGTCTATATGCCCCCATTTGCACAAGAAGAGGAGTTGCTTTCTTTGGAAGAGATAGTGAATCAACTCTTCCAGTTTGGTCAGCAATAGATGGGTATCCAGGCAAGCCAAACTATAGAGAATTTCATAGGGACTTGGGATGGGATTTATCAATAGAGAGTCTAAAAAAGATAGGAATCAAGGAGAAACGTCCATTAGGGATAAAATTATTTAAGATTTCATCTAAAAATACATCTTTAGAAAATAAAAAAGAATATGACCCGCAATTAGCAAAAGAAAGTGTTGAAAAAGATGCAGAAAATTATTTAAAGGATAGAAAGAAACAACTTATAAAACTTGAGAAATCAATGCAAATAGATCCGTTATTAATCGCACCTTTTGATGCAGAACTTTTTGGTCATTGGTGGTTTGAAGGTCCGCAATTCCTCTCCCATTTATTTATCAAGTCAAAAGAAGAGGGTATTAAATTTATTACTTTAAAAGAGGCTCTTCAAGTAACACCCAAAATCCAATTATGCAATCCTTCTCCATCAAGTTGGGGACAAGGTGGTTTTCATAATTATTGGTTAAACAAGACAAATGCATGGATTGTTCATGAATGGAGTAAAGCCGGGGGAGAGATGGTAAGTATTTGTTCTGAAAGTTTAATAGAAGAGTCAAATATTAAAATCATTAAACAAGCGGGAAGAGAGCTTTTACTATGTCAATCTTCAGATTGGAGTTTCATTCTCAAGGCAGGAACCACTACTGGACTTGCAAGAGAAAGAATAAATTTGCATTTAAGTAGATTCTGGATGTTAATAAATGCAATAAAAAACAATGAAATTATAGATAACAAAATTTTAGAAGGAATAGAAAAAGAGGATTGTATATTTCCTTTAGTTTCGCCTATGGATTGGAAAAAGAAAACCTAA